The following proteins are co-located in the Merismopedia glauca CCAP 1448/3 genome:
- a CDS encoding glycosyltransferase, with amino-acid sequence MIQSFDEVRSITSPEKVIIFSSLLLPPSQTFVKGLGEQLENFAPLYVGSRFTPGLSLPPEMTLVVNRGGLRGSVAELGFKLWGIAPNLVRQLQEVNPVLINAQFGLSGALALPLAKKLQIPLIVHFRGADATVKAEVSRYTSLNHWLFFRRMKALQEEAALFIAVSEFIKGKLLELGFPEEKVIVHYEGIDLEQFKPDSQIRREPIVLFVGRLTEKKGCGDLIRAMARVQAVIPDLELVVLGDGPLLTELKTQASQQLRRYQFLGMQPPEVVQKWMNKAYLLCNPSIKAPNGDSEGLGMVFVEAQAMGLPVVSTRHGGIPEAMQEGKTGFLVPERDWEQLSESILKLFTEPILWQHFTENAQSFVHSKFDRRKQSQGLEEIYHTVLRQHQFFKDV; translated from the coding sequence AGTGATTATCTTCAGTAGTCTACTTTTACCTCCTTCCCAAACGTTTGTTAAAGGCTTAGGAGAACAATTAGAAAACTTTGCTCCCTTATATGTAGGTTCTAGATTCACCCCAGGACTATCTTTGCCTCCTGAGATGACTTTAGTCGTTAATCGAGGTGGTTTGAGGGGAAGTGTAGCGGAACTTGGCTTCAAATTATGGGGAATTGCGCCTAATCTGGTGCGCCAACTTCAAGAAGTTAACCCCGTTTTAATTAATGCTCAATTTGGTCTGAGTGGGGCTTTGGCACTACCTTTAGCCAAAAAGTTGCAAATTCCTTTAATAGTCCATTTTCGAGGGGCTGATGCTACAGTAAAAGCTGAGGTATCTCGGTATACATCTCTTAATCATTGGCTTTTTTTCCGCCGGATGAAAGCTCTTCAAGAAGAAGCTGCTTTGTTTATTGCGGTGTCAGAATTTATCAAAGGAAAGCTACTAGAGCTAGGTTTTCCCGAAGAAAAGGTAATTGTTCACTATGAGGGGATAGATCTGGAGCAATTTAAACCAGATTCGCAGATTCGCCGCGAACCCATTGTCTTATTTGTTGGTCGTCTCACCGAAAAAAAGGGCTGTGGGGATTTAATTCGAGCAATGGCGCGAGTACAAGCCGTGATTCCCGATTTAGAATTGGTAGTTTTAGGAGATGGTCCTCTTTTAACCGAACTGAAAACTCAAGCGAGTCAACAGTTGCGCCGTTACCAATTTTTAGGGATGCAACCTCCAGAAGTGGTGCAAAAATGGATGAATAAAGCTTATTTACTGTGTAATCCTAGCATAAAAGCGCCTAATGGAGACTCTGAAGGCTTAGGAATGGTATTTGTAGAAGCTCAGGCTATGGGTTTACCAGTAGTGAGTACGCGACACGGGGGAATTCCTGAAGCTATGCAAGAAGGGAAAACAGGTTTTTTGGTTCCAGAAAGGGATTGGGAGCAGCTAAGTGAGAGCATACTCAAGTTATTTACAGAACCGATATTATGGCAGCATTTTACTGAAAATGCCCAAAGTTTTGTTCATTCTAAATTTGATAGACGCAAGCAAAGTCAAGGATTAGAGGAAATTTATCACACAGTTTTGCGCCAGCACCAATTTTTCAAAGATGTCTAA
- a CDS encoding ATP-grasp domain-containing protein, protein MNILLSCVGRRGYIAKYFKDCLTSEDVIIGTSNSPWTSGFKYCDVKLVIPNMESPEYLPTLLQICEDKQVNLLLSFSDLDINILSNNLDKFKALGVNALVPSSEVNQICFDKYQGYEFLTQQGFATPKTYREFNLAVEDINQGKLLFPLIVKPRFGSGSLNLFKARHLKELDVFFHYAPDMLIQSQISGQEYGIDVCLNLQGEVLSVIPRRKRAMRSGETDQAEICDRPDLIDIGIRLGTALGKLGHVGPLDVDFLDNSQDLFAIDLNPRFGGGYPISHLAGGNFPELILRIAKGEKVNSQIGNYQTDIVMMKEYNILGGKHESIFPPGVFNS, encoded by the coding sequence ATGAACATTTTATTATCTTGTGTCGGTAGGAGAGGATATATTGCCAAATACTTTAAAGATTGTCTAACTTCAGAAGATGTAATTATTGGCACTAGTAATTCACCTTGGACTTCTGGCTTCAAATACTGCGATGTAAAATTAGTAATTCCCAATATGGAAAGTCCAGAATATCTGCCCACACTGCTGCAAATTTGCGAAGATAAACAAGTAAATCTGTTATTATCATTTTCCGATCTAGATATTAATATTTTGTCAAATAATCTAGATAAATTTAAAGCTTTGGGAGTGAATGCGCTTGTACCTAGTTCAGAAGTTAACCAAATTTGTTTTGATAAATATCAAGGATATGAATTCTTAACTCAACAAGGTTTTGCAACTCCTAAAACTTACCGTGAATTTAACCTAGCTGTTGAAGATATTAATCAAGGTAAATTGCTATTTCCCTTAATAGTTAAACCTCGGTTTGGATCGGGGAGTTTAAATCTGTTCAAGGCTCGTCACCTCAAAGAATTAGATGTATTTTTCCACTATGCTCCAGATATGTTAATTCAATCCCAAATTTCTGGACAAGAGTATGGAATTGATGTGTGTTTGAATTTACAAGGAGAAGTGTTATCGGTAATTCCTAGACGGAAAAGAGCGATGCGTTCTGGAGAGACAGATCAAGCCGAAATTTGCGATCGCCCTGACTTAATCGATATAGGAATTCGCCTCGGTACAGCTTTAGGGAAACTGGGACACGTAGGTCCTTTAGATGTAGACTTTTTAGATAATTCCCAAGACTTATTTGCCATTGATTTAAACCCTAGATTTGGGGGTGGATATCCAATCTCTCACCTAGCTGGTGGTAACTTTCCTGAATTGATTTTAAGAATAGCTAAAGGTGAAAAAGTTAATTCCCAAATTGGCAATTATCAAACAGATATTGTCATGATGAAAGAATACAACATTCTGGGGGGAAAACACGAATCCATCTTTCCCCCTGGAGTATTCAATTCATAA
- a CDS encoding decarboxylase, whose amino-acid sequence MRLNWQQLNDLEREYGDSFYLVDIDKFRGNYQEFIQGFQSIYQNTKIGYSYKTNYLPKLCKLAYGWGAYAEVVSQMEYDLAVKLGVSPNRIIFNGPLKRSNDLTNALLQGSIVNLDSLREVYILKEVAANYPENTFSVGLRCNFDINTDRISRFGFDVTNGDLEDAFTTIKDIDNCTVAGLHCHFSTSHRSVESYRLRTQKLLELVNLFFSNNPPKFINVGGGFFGKMPPELCQQFDGDIPSYQAYAQAIAPQVAAQFTGDNLPELIVEPGVALVADVMQFAAKVIGIKTVRSRQIALLAGSIHNTKPTGSDKKPKIEVYKCDRSTSSDRLSGTIDLVGYTCMEHDCLYQGYQGDIAVGDYVVFDNMGAYTIVFKPPFISPNPAIVSYDSVTNQYELCRRAETMDDVFISYVI is encoded by the coding sequence ATGCGATTAAATTGGCAGCAATTAAACGATCTGGAACGAGAGTATGGTGATTCATTTTATTTAGTTGATATTGATAAATTTAGAGGTAATTATCAAGAGTTTATTCAGGGCTTTCAGTCTATTTATCAAAATACTAAAATTGGTTATTCTTACAAAACAAATTATCTGCCAAAGTTATGTAAATTAGCTTATGGTTGGGGGGCTTATGCTGAAGTTGTATCTCAAATGGAGTACGATCTAGCTGTTAAATTGGGTGTATCACCTAATCGAATTATATTTAATGGCCCTTTGAAGCGAAGTAACGATCTAACGAATGCTCTTTTACAGGGTTCTATAGTTAATTTAGATTCCTTGAGAGAAGTATATATTCTCAAAGAAGTCGCAGCTAATTATCCTGAAAATACTTTTTCCGTAGGACTTAGGTGTAATTTTGATATTAATACAGATAGAATTTCTCGATTTGGGTTTGATGTAACTAATGGCGATTTAGAAGATGCTTTTACTACCATTAAAGATATAGATAATTGTACTGTAGCTGGGTTACATTGTCATTTTTCAACATCACACAGAAGTGTAGAATCTTATAGATTACGTACCCAAAAGTTATTAGAATTAGTTAACCTATTTTTCTCTAATAATCCTCCCAAATTTATTAATGTAGGCGGTGGTTTTTTCGGGAAAATGCCACCAGAATTATGCCAACAGTTCGATGGAGATATTCCTAGTTATCAAGCATATGCACAAGCGATCGCCCCTCAAGTTGCGGCTCAATTTACGGGAGACAATCTTCCTGAATTAATCGTTGAACCAGGAGTAGCTTTAGTCGCAGATGTGATGCAGTTTGCAGCTAAAGTAATAGGAATTAAAACCGTTAGATCGAGACAAATTGCTTTATTGGCAGGAAGCATTCACAATACCAAACCGACAGGGAGTGATAAAAAACCGAAGATTGAGGTTTACAAATGCGATCGCTCAACCTCTAGCGATCGACTTTCTGGGACAATAGATCTAGTAGGATATACTTGCATGGAACACGATTGTCTCTATCAAGGTTATCAAGGAGATATAGCGGTAGGTGACTATGTAGTTTTTGATAATATGGGTGCTTACACAATCGTTTTTAAACCTCCATTTATTAGCCCAAATCCAGCTATTGTTAGTTATGATTCTGTGACGAACCAATATGAATTATGCCGCCGCGCAGAAACTATGGATGATGTTTTTATAAGTTATGTAATTTAA